The Saccharothrix variisporea genome has a segment encoding these proteins:
- a CDS encoding HAD family hydrolase has product MTVEAVLWDMDGTLLDSEKLWDVPLYEFAEKLGGTLSLETRQAMVGSNVPTTMALLFAEVGVVPTPEETADGAAWILRRTEELFRAGLPWRPGAQEALRAVRASGVPMALVTSTERGLTEVALDTIGRELFDATVCGDEVEGRNKPLPDPYLKAARLLGVDASRCVAIEDSPTGAASAVAAGCTVLVVPCDVPVPAGERRIFRESLVGVDLDVLASLPA; this is encoded by the coding sequence ATGACCGTCGAGGCCGTGCTGTGGGACATGGACGGCACCCTGCTGGACTCGGAGAAGCTGTGGGACGTCCCGCTCTACGAGTTCGCCGAGAAGCTGGGCGGCACGTTGTCGCTGGAGACCCGCCAGGCGATGGTGGGCTCGAACGTGCCGACGACCATGGCCCTGCTGTTCGCCGAGGTCGGGGTCGTGCCGACGCCGGAGGAGACCGCGGACGGCGCGGCCTGGATCCTGCGGCGCACCGAGGAGCTGTTCCGGGCGGGCCTGCCGTGGCGGCCGGGCGCTCAGGAGGCCCTGCGGGCGGTGCGGGCGTCCGGCGTCCCGATGGCGCTGGTGACGTCGACCGAGCGCGGGCTGACGGAGGTCGCTTTGGACACCATCGGCCGCGAGCTGTTCGACGCGACCGTGTGCGGCGACGAGGTCGAGGGCCGCAACAAGCCGTTGCCGGACCCGTACTTGAAGGCGGCCCGACTGCTCGGCGTGGACGCGTCCCGCTGCGTCGCCATCGAGGACTCGCCCACCGGCGCCGCTTCGGCGGTCGCGGCGGGCTGCACCGTGCTGGTCGTGCCGTGCGACGTGCCCGTGCCCGCGGGGGAGCGGCGGATCTTCCGCGAGTCCCTGGTCGGTGTGGACCTCGACGTACTGGCCTCGCTGCCCGCCTGA
- the metH gene encoding methionine synthase codes for MPGRVSSPFLDALAQRVVVADGAMGTMLQAVDLTLDDFAGHEGCNEILNVTRPDVVRQVHRGYLEAGADAVETNTFGANLANLAEYGIEERIFELSRAGAALAREVADEFAEPNRPRFVLGSVGPGTKLPTLGHAPFATLRDAYVDQVRGLLVGGADVVIVETSQDLLQTKAAVIGAKRAMAAEGVTVPIIAQVTVETTGTMLLGSEIGAALTALEPLGVDLIGLNCATGPAEMSEHLRQLSKHARIPLSVMPNAGLPELGPRGAVYPLTPDELAAALSGFVTEFGVRLVGGCCGTTTEHVRQVVDAVRDLAPAPRRPRPEPGVSSLYQAVPFRQDASVLMIGERTNANGSKAFREAMLADRFEDCVEIARDQTRDGAHLLDLNVDYVGRDGAADMRALASRLATASTLPIMLDSTEPEVLQAGLECLGGRCAVNSVNYEDGDGPDSRFQRTMRLVSEHGAAVVGLCIDEEGQARTAEWKVRVAVRLIEDLTRNWGVRTSDIIIDCLTFPISTGQEEVRRDGVETIDAIRELKRRYPEVQTTLGISNVSFGLNPAARQVLNSVFLHECVQAGLDTAIVHASKIVPMARIPAEQRAVALDLVYDRRREGYDPLQRLMELFEGVSTSSNKASRAAELAALPLFERLERRIVDGERNGLEADLDAALRERPALQIINDTLLSGMKTVGELFGSGQMQLPFVLQSAEVMKSAVAHLEPHMERSEDGGKGRIVLATVKGDVHDIGKNLVDIILSNNGYEVVNIGIKQPINAILEAAEEHRADAIGMSGLLVKSTVVMKENLEEMNSRGVAARWPVLLGGAALTRAYVENDLTETYLGEVRYARDAFEGLRLMDAIMAAKRGETPLVDPEAERKAAERKARRERSLRIAAARKAAQVEEPLPTGRSDVAVDVPIPTPPFWGTRVVKGVPVAEYSAMLDERATFMGQWGLRGSRGDGPTYEELVETEGRPRLRYWLDRLATEGVLAHAAVVYGYFPCVSEDDTLVILSEPSIDAPERTRFTFPRQKRDRRLCLADFWRPRSAGEVDVIAFHLVTMGQPIADYANELFAKDAYREYLEVHGLGVQLTEALAEYWHRRIREELRWPDGGSVAAEDPADVEEFFKLGYRGARYSLGYGACPNMEDRVKVVDLLEPGRIGVELSEGLQLHPEQSTDAFVAHHPEAKYFNA; via the coding sequence ATGCCCGGTCGTGTCTCGTCGCCTTTCCTGGACGCCCTGGCGCAGCGCGTGGTCGTGGCGGACGGCGCGATGGGCACCATGCTCCAGGCCGTGGACCTGACGCTGGACGACTTCGCAGGTCACGAGGGTTGCAACGAGATCTTGAACGTGACCCGGCCGGACGTGGTGCGGCAGGTCCACCGGGGTTACCTGGAGGCCGGCGCGGACGCCGTCGAGACCAACACCTTCGGGGCGAACCTCGCGAACCTGGCCGAATACGGCATCGAGGAGAGGATCTTCGAGCTGTCCCGCGCGGGCGCCGCGCTGGCCCGCGAGGTCGCCGACGAGTTCGCCGAGCCGAACCGCCCGCGCTTCGTCCTGGGCTCGGTCGGCCCCGGCACCAAGCTGCCCACCCTCGGGCACGCCCCCTTCGCCACGCTGCGCGACGCCTACGTCGACCAGGTGCGCGGGCTGCTGGTCGGCGGCGCGGACGTGGTGATCGTCGAGACGTCCCAGGACCTGCTCCAGACCAAGGCCGCCGTCATCGGGGCGAAGCGGGCGATGGCCGCCGAGGGCGTCACCGTCCCGATCATCGCGCAGGTCACGGTGGAGACCACCGGCACGATGCTGCTCGGTTCCGAGATCGGCGCGGCCCTCACCGCCCTGGAACCGCTGGGCGTCGACCTGATCGGCCTGAACTGCGCCACCGGCCCCGCCGAGATGAGCGAGCACCTGCGGCAGTTGTCCAAGCACGCCCGCATCCCGCTGTCGGTGATGCCCAACGCCGGGCTGCCCGAGCTGGGGCCGCGCGGCGCGGTGTACCCGTTGACCCCCGACGAGCTGGCCGCCGCCCTGTCCGGGTTCGTGACCGAGTTCGGAGTGCGGCTGGTCGGCGGCTGCTGCGGCACCACCACCGAGCACGTCCGGCAGGTCGTCGACGCGGTCCGCGACCTCGCACCGGCCCCGCGCCGGCCGCGCCCGGAGCCGGGCGTGTCGTCGCTGTACCAGGCGGTGCCGTTCCGCCAGGACGCCTCCGTGCTGATGATCGGCGAGCGCACCAACGCCAACGGGTCCAAGGCGTTCCGCGAGGCCATGCTGGCCGACCGGTTCGAGGACTGCGTCGAGATCGCCCGCGACCAGACCCGCGACGGCGCCCACCTGCTCGACCTCAACGTCGACTACGTGGGCCGCGACGGCGCGGCGGACATGCGCGCGCTGGCGTCCCGCCTGGCCACCGCGTCCACGTTGCCGATCATGCTGGACTCGACCGAGCCGGAAGTGCTCCAGGCCGGCCTGGAGTGCCTGGGCGGCCGGTGCGCGGTCAACTCGGTCAACTACGAGGACGGCGACGGCCCCGACTCCCGCTTCCAGCGCACCATGCGGCTGGTGTCCGAGCACGGCGCGGCGGTGGTCGGCCTGTGCATCGACGAGGAGGGCCAGGCCCGCACCGCCGAGTGGAAGGTGCGCGTGGCGGTCCGGCTGATCGAGGACCTGACGCGCAACTGGGGCGTGCGGACCAGCGACATCATCATCGACTGCCTGACCTTCCCCATCTCCACCGGCCAGGAGGAGGTCCGGCGCGACGGCGTGGAGACCATCGACGCCATCCGCGAGCTCAAGCGCCGCTACCCCGAGGTGCAGACGACGCTGGGCATCTCGAACGTGTCCTTCGGCCTCAACCCGGCCGCGCGGCAGGTGCTCAACTCGGTGTTCCTGCACGAGTGCGTGCAGGCCGGGCTGGACACCGCGATCGTGCACGCGTCCAAGATCGTCCCGATGGCGCGCATCCCCGCCGAGCAGCGGGCCGTCGCACTGGACCTGGTCTACGACCGCCGCCGCGAGGGCTACGACCCGTTGCAGCGGCTGATGGAGCTGTTCGAGGGCGTCAGCACGTCTTCGAACAAGGCTTCCCGAGCCGCGGAGCTGGCCGCGTTGCCGCTGTTCGAACGGCTGGAACGGCGGATCGTGGACGGCGAGCGCAACGGCCTGGAAGCCGACCTGGACGCGGCGCTGCGCGAGCGCCCGGCGTTGCAGATCATCAACGACACCCTGCTGTCGGGCATGAAGACCGTCGGTGAGCTGTTCGGGTCCGGCCAGATGCAGCTCCCGTTCGTGCTCCAGTCCGCCGAGGTCATGAAGTCGGCCGTGGCCCACCTGGAGCCCCACATGGAGCGCTCGGAGGACGGCGGCAAGGGCCGGATCGTGCTGGCCACGGTCAAGGGGGACGTGCACGACATCGGCAAGAACCTGGTGGACATCATCCTGTCCAACAACGGCTACGAGGTCGTGAACATCGGCATCAAGCAGCCGATCAACGCCATCCTGGAGGCCGCCGAGGAGCACCGCGCCGACGCCATCGGCATGTCCGGGCTGCTGGTCAAGTCCACGGTGGTCATGAAGGAGAACCTGGAGGAGATGAACTCGCGCGGTGTCGCCGCGCGGTGGCCGGTCCTCTTGGGTGGCGCCGCCCTGACCAGGGCTTATGTCGAGAACGACCTGACCGAGACGTACCTGGGGGAGGTCCGCTACGCGCGGGACGCGTTCGAGGGCCTGCGGCTGATGGACGCGATCATGGCCGCCAAGCGCGGCGAGACGCCGCTGGTGGACCCCGAGGCCGAGCGGAAGGCCGCCGAGCGCAAGGCCCGCCGCGAGCGGTCGCTGCGCATCGCGGCTGCCCGCAAGGCAGCTCAGGTCGAGGAACCCCTGCCGACCGGCCGGTCGGACGTGGCGGTGGACGTGCCCATCCCGACGCCGCCGTTCTGGGGCACGCGGGTGGTCAAGGGCGTGCCGGTCGCGGAGTACTCGGCGATGCTGGACGAGCGGGCCACCTTCATGGGCCAGTGGGGGCTGCGCGGCTCACGCGGCGACGGCCCCACCTACGAGGAGTTGGTGGAGACCGAGGGCCGGCCGCGCCTGCGCTACTGGCTGGACCGGCTGGCCACCGAGGGCGTGCTGGCGCACGCGGCCGTCGTCTACGGCTACTTCCCGTGCGTGTCCGAGGACGACACGCTGGTGATCCTGTCGGAACCGTCGATCGACGCCCCCGAACGCACCCGGTTCACCTTCCCCCGCCAGAAGCGGGACCGGCGGCTGTGCCTGGCGGACTTCTGGCGGCCCCGGTCGGCCGGCGAGGTGGACGTGATCGCGTTCCACCTGGTCACCATGGGTCAGCCGATCGCGGACTACGCCAACGAGCTGTTCGCCAAGGACGCCTACCGCGAGTACCTGGAGGTCCACGGCCTGGGCGTCCAGCTCACCGAGGCGCTGGCCGAGTACTGGCACCGGCGCATCCGCGAGGAGCTGCGCTGGCCGGACGGCGGGTCGGTCGCGGCGGAGGACCCGGCGGACGTCGAGGAGTTCTTCAAGCTCGGCTACCGCGGGGCCCGCTACTCGCTGGGTTACGGGGCGTGCCCGAACATGGAGGACCGGGTCAAGGTCGTGGACCTGCTGGAACCGGGCCGGATCGGGGTCGAGCTGTCGGAGGGGTTGCAGCTGCACCCGGAGCAGTCGACGGACGCGTTCGTGGCGCACCACCCCGAGGCCAAGTACTTCAACGCCTGA
- a CDS encoding MSCRAMM family protein, whose protein sequence is MRRRVAVAAAAVAALFLGVLGPAGPAVAGSVGNAAGFEDDDGDLAVQSTFDWNGFDPTTWTGTAPNRTSTKVAAGWAFTGLEDAQATGTDTGFAGGTKQDSICPSVIGQKAANKDDLKRVYVASKTVDSNVYLTLAWVRIPQNTTSPSAHVAFEFNKGTTACGGSSGALVRRTAGDMLIVYDFEGGSADDPTLRLSRWVTSGACEVGSNSAPCWGPAVALADGVAEAKVNTGASALDAIAPTDETLGLNEFGEAGINLTAAGVFTAGVCEGFGKAYAVSRSSGNSSTAQMKDLVGPGNVNIRNCGSAAVTKTGTDGGSQAGAVFTLYAGANTSGTVLGTCTVQANGTCSPTFVDLPVGTYTVDETTVPAGYDKDPTLPYTFSVSAGENKSLPFVDVARPATVNVTKTNDAGAAVPGAVFTLYSGGNQVGTCTTDANGVCQPPFTGLAPGTYTIDETTTPTGYVKDADLPEIFTITRGETKNLSYTNVRTFKVIVLVCRESDGTLYPSPVTIDGQAAGSTLSGGQASAAGLSEAALCGIGTGQRGGLTTGNHNANPIGIS, encoded by the coding sequence ATGCGCAGACGTGTCGCGGTTGCCGCTGCTGCGGTAGCCGCCCTGTTCCTCGGTGTGCTCGGACCGGCCGGCCCCGCCGTCGCCGGATCGGTCGGCAACGCCGCGGGGTTCGAGGACGACGACGGCGACCTCGCCGTGCAGTCCACCTTCGACTGGAACGGCTTCGACCCGACGACGTGGACCGGCACCGCGCCGAACCGCACGTCCACCAAGGTGGCCGCGGGCTGGGCGTTCACCGGCCTGGAGGACGCGCAGGCGACCGGGACCGACACCGGGTTCGCCGGCGGCACCAAGCAGGACTCGATCTGTCCCTCGGTGATCGGCCAGAAAGCGGCCAACAAGGACGACCTCAAGCGCGTGTACGTGGCGAGCAAGACCGTCGACAGCAACGTCTACCTGACGCTGGCGTGGGTCCGCATCCCGCAGAACACGACCTCGCCGTCCGCGCACGTGGCGTTCGAGTTCAACAAGGGCACGACCGCGTGCGGCGGCTCGTCCGGCGCGCTGGTCCGGCGCACCGCCGGTGACATGCTGATCGTCTACGACTTCGAGGGCGGCAGCGCCGACGACCCGACCCTGCGCCTGTCCCGCTGGGTGACCTCCGGGGCCTGCGAGGTCGGCAGCAACTCCGCCCCGTGCTGGGGACCGGCCGTGGCGCTGGCGGACGGTGTCGCCGAGGCGAAGGTCAACACCGGCGCCTCCGCGCTGGACGCCATCGCGCCCACCGACGAGACCCTGGGGCTCAACGAGTTCGGCGAGGCGGGCATCAACCTGACCGCCGCCGGCGTGTTCACGGCCGGCGTGTGCGAGGGCTTCGGCAAGGCCTACGCGGTGAGCCGCTCGTCCGGCAACTCCTCCACCGCGCAGATGAAGGACCTCGTGGGTCCGGGCAACGTCAACATCCGCAACTGCGGCTCGGCCGCGGTCACCAAGACCGGCACAGACGGCGGCAGCCAGGCCGGCGCGGTGTTCACGCTGTACGCCGGCGCGAACACCAGCGGGACGGTCCTGGGCACCTGCACCGTCCAGGCCAACGGCACCTGCTCGCCGACCTTCGTCGACCTGCCCGTGGGCACGTACACCGTCGACGAGACCACCGTCCCCGCCGGGTACGACAAGGACCCGACACTGCCCTACACGTTCAGCGTGTCCGCCGGTGAGAACAAGTCGCTGCCCTTCGTGGACGTCGCCCGCCCCGCCACAGTGAACGTCACCAAGACCAACGACGCCGGAGCGGCCGTGCCGGGCGCGGTGTTCACCCTGTACTCGGGCGGTAACCAGGTCGGCACCTGCACCACGGACGCGAACGGCGTCTGCCAGCCTCCGTTCACCGGACTGGCCCCGGGCACGTACACGATCGACGAGACGACCACCCCGACCGGCTACGTGAAGGACGCCGACCTCCCGGAGATCTTCACCATCACCCGTGGTGAGACGAAGAACCTGTCCTACACCAACGTCCGCACGTTCAAGGTGATCGTCCTGGTGTGCCGCGAGAGCGACGGCACCCTGTACCCGAGCCCGGTCACGATCGACGGCCAGGCCGCGGGGAGCACCCTGTCCGGTGGCCAGGCGTCGGCGGCCGGGCTGTCCGAGGCCGCCCTGTGCGGCATCGGCACCGGTCAGCGCGGTGGCCTGACCACCGGCAACCACAACGCCAACCCGATCGGCATCAGCTAG
- a CDS encoding MFS transporter, with the protein MTGPLGVPAFRRLLVAAFVSEVGDWVLLVALPVYVYQRTGSVGSTATTFVVALLPSLALSPVAGVLADRWDRRRLMLGVTLAQAVALLPLLTGDLVLVDVVVAVQAALAALFEPARSALVPEVVGREHVAAANGLVGLDANLARLIGASLGGLVLAWGGLPAVLWVDVVSFVLAAALLVRRFPVESVPSAGGHPWRAWLDGLRAIRGPLRGMVAVVGLMAAGQGMFVVLFVVFVTERLGGGEAEVGLLRGVQAMGGLAGGAAVGWLARRFSAWSLLGWSLVAFAGVAATGWNGVHVTTAFGFYLAVFVVCGAPGVVAGAGMMSVLQLHTSDTVRGRVLATFLSLYDGFQALGMVLAGLLATPLGLTVLLNTQAALYLAAGLLVLLRVGLAGSNGLDGNRISAIRENRVYDP; encoded by the coding sequence GTGACCGGGCCACTGGGGGTGCCCGCGTTCCGCCGGCTGCTGGTCGCGGCGTTCGTGTCGGAGGTGGGGGACTGGGTGCTGCTGGTCGCCCTGCCCGTGTACGTCTACCAGCGCACCGGTTCGGTCGGGTCGACGGCGACGACGTTCGTGGTGGCGTTGCTGCCGAGCCTGGCGCTGTCCCCGGTGGCGGGCGTGCTGGCGGACCGGTGGGACCGGCGGCGGCTCATGCTGGGGGTGACCCTGGCCCAGGCGGTGGCGCTGCTGCCGCTGCTGACCGGTGACCTGGTGCTGGTCGACGTGGTGGTGGCGGTGCAGGCGGCGCTGGCCGCGTTGTTCGAACCCGCCCGCAGCGCCCTGGTGCCCGAGGTCGTCGGGCGCGAGCACGTGGCCGCCGCGAACGGGCTCGTGGGCCTCGACGCCAACCTCGCGCGGCTGATCGGCGCTTCGCTGGGCGGCCTGGTGCTCGCGTGGGGCGGGCTGCCGGCCGTGCTGTGGGTGGACGTGGTCTCGTTCGTGCTGGCGGCGGCGTTGTTGGTGCGGCGGTTCCCGGTCGAGTCCGTCCCGTCGGCGGGTGGGCACCCGTGGCGGGCGTGGCTGGACGGGCTGCGCGCGATCCGGGGGCCGTTGCGCGGGATGGTCGCCGTGGTGGGGCTGATGGCGGCCGGCCAGGGCATGTTCGTGGTGCTGTTCGTGGTGTTCGTGACCGAACGCCTGGGCGGCGGCGAGGCCGAGGTGGGCTTGTTGCGCGGGGTCCAGGCGATGGGCGGGCTGGCGGGCGGCGCGGCGGTCGGGTGGCTGGCGCGGCGGTTCTCGGCGTGGTCGCTGCTGGGGTGGTCGCTGGTGGCGTTCGCGGGTGTCGCCGCCACCGGGTGGAACGGCGTGCACGTGACCACGGCGTTCGGGTTCTACCTGGCGGTGTTCGTGGTGTGCGGCGCGCCGGGCGTGGTGGCCGGCGCGGGCATGATGTCGGTGCTCCAACTGCACACCTCGGACACGGTGCGTGGTCGGGTGCTGGCCACGTTCCTCAGCCTCTACGACGGCTTCCAAGCACTCGGCATGGTGCTGGCCGGGCTCCTCGCCACCCCGCTGGGGCTCACCGTCCTGCTGAACACGCAAGCGGCCCTCTACCTGGCCGCGGGCCTGCTCGTGCTACTCAGGGTGGGCCTTGCAGGGTCGAACGGCCTTGATGGAAACAGGATCTCAGCTATTCGTGAAAATCGTGTTTACGATCCGTGA
- a CDS encoding CbtA family protein has translation MTTYTGVLLRGVGAGGIAGLLAGLFGLVVVEVPIRAALAVEEARPAVESGGHDHGEMFGRGTQMVGGVLGAVIVGLAIGALFATALAGSRRWFVGRPPFTRSVTLGAAVFGAAALLPAVKYPANPPAVGNQDTVDYRTMLYLGVIAAGLVVVYGSSYLASRLTHLAGPVRSTVVALAAIAGVAVILLAFPASPDPIPADMPSEVLWQFRLASLGETAILWLGLGVVFGLLTDPSVRQSTARAQALAA, from the coding sequence ATGACCACGTACACGGGCGTGCTGCTGCGCGGAGTCGGCGCGGGCGGCATCGCCGGATTGTTGGCGGGCCTGTTCGGGCTCGTCGTCGTGGAGGTGCCCATCCGGGCGGCGTTGGCCGTCGAGGAGGCACGTCCCGCGGTGGAGTCGGGCGGGCACGACCACGGTGAGATGTTCGGCCGGGGCACCCAGATGGTCGGCGGCGTGCTGGGCGCGGTGATCGTCGGCCTGGCGATCGGCGCGCTGTTCGCCACCGCCCTCGCCGGCAGCCGCCGCTGGTTCGTCGGCCGCCCGCCGTTCACCCGCAGCGTGACCCTGGGTGCGGCGGTCTTCGGCGCGGCGGCTCTGCTGCCCGCGGTGAAGTACCCGGCCAACCCGCCCGCGGTGGGCAACCAGGACACGGTGGACTACCGGACGATGCTCTACCTGGGCGTCATCGCGGCGGGCCTGGTGGTGGTCTACGGGTCCAGCTACCTGGCCTCCCGCCTGACCCACCTGGCCGGGCCGGTCCGCTCGACGGTGGTCGCGCTGGCCGCGATCGCCGGCGTGGCGGTGATCCTGCTGGCCTTCCCGGCCTCGCCGGACCCGATCCCGGCGGACATGCCCAGCGAGGTCCTGTGGCAGTTCCGCCTGGCGTCACTGGGCGAAACCGCCATCCTGTGGCTGGGCTTGGGCGTGGTCTTCGGCCTGCTCACCGATCCCTCGGTGCGCCAGTCGACGGCTCGCGCGCAAGCCCTCGCGGCCTGA
- a CDS encoding PAC2 family protein, whose protein sequence is MTDPDQAAKTPFDPTKPLTNPIMVAAFEGWNDAGDAASTAIEHLQLTWDAQPLAEIDPDDYYDFQVTRPTVRMVDGVTRRVEFPTTRLTVCRPPGSSTDVVLVHGIEPNMRWRKFAGELLGHIETLGITTVVTLGALLMDTPHTRPVPVTGTAYDAAAAAKFGLERSRYEGPTGIVGVFQDLCVQAGVPAISFWAAVPHYVSQPPSPKATLALLHRVEEVLDVEVPLGALPEQAEEWERTVSEMADEDEDVRNYVRALEERGDAEIQITEASGDAIAAEFERYLRRRGRGPGRGPTGI, encoded by the coding sequence GTGACCGATCCGGACCAGGCCGCCAAGACCCCCTTCGACCCCACGAAACCGCTCACCAACCCGATCATGGTGGCGGCGTTCGAGGGGTGGAACGACGCTGGAGACGCTGCCAGCACGGCGATCGAGCACCTCCAACTGACCTGGGACGCGCAACCGCTCGCAGAGATCGACCCGGACGACTACTACGACTTCCAGGTGACGCGCCCCACCGTCCGCATGGTGGACGGCGTCACCCGAAGGGTGGAATTCCCGACCACTCGGCTCACGGTGTGCCGCCCGCCGGGGTCCTCCACCGACGTGGTGCTCGTGCACGGCATCGAACCGAACATGCGGTGGCGGAAGTTCGCGGGCGAACTCCTGGGCCACATCGAGACCCTGGGCATCACCACCGTGGTGACCCTCGGCGCGCTGCTCATGGACACCCCGCACACCCGTCCCGTGCCCGTGACGGGCACCGCCTACGACGCGGCGGCGGCGGCGAAGTTCGGGTTGGAACGTTCGAGGTACGAGGGCCCGACCGGCATCGTCGGCGTCTTCCAGGACCTGTGCGTGCAGGCCGGCGTGCCGGCGATCTCGTTCTGGGCGGCCGTGCCGCACTACGTGTCCCAGCCCCCGTCGCCGAAGGCCACCCTGGCGCTGCTGCACCGGGTGGAGGAGGTGCTGGACGTCGAGGTGCCGCTGGGCGCGCTGCCCGAGCAGGCCGAGGAGTGGGAGCGCACGGTCAGCGAGATGGCCGACGAGGACGAGGACGTGCGCAACTACGTCCGGGCGCTGGAGGAACGCGGCGACGCGGAGATCCAGATCACCGAGGCCAGCGGCGACGCGATCGCGGCGGAGTTCGAGCGCTACCTGCGGCGGCGCGGTCGGGGTCCGGGGCGCGGCCCGACGGGCATCTGA
- a CDS encoding ArsR/SmtB family transcription factor, whose protein sequence is MDLPQPRRVTDVDALKALAHPLRVSLVQHLLAVGPRTASECAAEVGSTASNCSWHLRQLAKYGFVERAEATGGRERPWRATDVGLDVGAFDDDPAVRTQQDALVALQLNEDNRLAQRFLDRQHELPEEWRQAAAMHGYSVNVTAEELTGLLGMIDDILRPYLTPLRADVPEGARPAHIGLRAFPR, encoded by the coding sequence GTGGACCTTCCCCAGCCCCGACGGGTCACCGATGTCGACGCGCTGAAAGCGCTGGCCCACCCGCTGCGGGTGTCGCTGGTGCAGCACCTGCTGGCGGTCGGGCCGCGCACGGCCAGCGAGTGCGCCGCCGAGGTCGGCTCGACCGCCTCGAACTGCAGCTGGCACCTGCGGCAGCTGGCGAAGTACGGCTTCGTCGAGCGAGCCGAGGCGACCGGCGGGCGGGAGCGGCCCTGGCGGGCCACCGACGTCGGCCTGGACGTCGGCGCGTTCGACGACGACCCGGCCGTGCGGACCCAGCAGGACGCACTCGTCGCGTTGCAGCTCAACGAGGACAACCGGCTCGCGCAGCGGTTCCTGGACCGGCAGCACGAGCTGCCCGAGGAGTGGCGGCAGGCCGCCGCCATGCACGGCTACTCGGTCAACGTGACCGCCGAGGAGCTGACCGGCCTGCTGGGCATGATCGACGACATCCTCCGCCCCTACCTCACGCCGCTGCGCGCCGACGTGCCCGAGGGCGCGCGGCCGGCCCACATCGGACTGCGGGCGTTCCCGCGGTGA
- a CDS encoding MFS transporter: MIAGGVVDRRRLAVGGLYAGGFLGPFGGAMTSSVLPEIGADFGVSAGSAAATLTGYLLPFAAFMLVSGTLGERWGARRTVRAAYVVYTAASALCAVSWTFPLLLGARALQGAANAFTTPLLLAAIAAITPKHRLGRALGVFASMQAAGQTSAPLVGGLAAEASWRWAFVGAAVVAAALAAAGLPADPPRSAKPRLSSAWTPAVVRLAVVGFVGWGCLGGLSFLVALRLGDAFGLGSGQRGLVLTGFGVVSILTARLTGWLIDHVGARRSVLLGALVGAGLLALVGVLPSLVAVGVLWALAGGFSQQVIVGLNALVLRGDNRGGAVSVLQSFRFLGGAAAPVAFVPLYHLDPTTAFLVPAALVAAVAPPLVVAGRPGATS, encoded by the coding sequence GTGATCGCGGGGGGTGTGGTGGACCGGCGGCGGCTGGCGGTGGGCGGGCTGTACGCCGGTGGGTTCCTGGGGCCGTTCGGCGGGGCGATGACCTCGTCCGTCCTGCCCGAGATCGGGGCCGACTTCGGCGTGTCCGCCGGGTCGGCCGCCGCCACCCTCACCGGGTACCTGCTGCCGTTCGCCGCGTTCATGCTGGTGTCCGGCACGCTCGGCGAGCGCTGGGGCGCGCGCCGCACGGTCCGCGCCGCCTACGTCGTCTACACCGCCGCCTCCGCGCTGTGTGCCGTCTCGTGGACGTTCCCGCTGCTCCTGGGGGCGCGGGCGTTGCAGGGGGCGGCCAACGCGTTCACCACCCCGCTGCTGCTGGCGGCGATCGCGGCGATCACGCCGAAGCACCGGCTGGGTCGCGCGCTGGGCGTGTTCGCGTCGATGCAGGCGGCCGGTCAGACCTCCGCGCCGCTGGTCGGCGGGCTGGCGGCCGAGGCGTCGTGGCGGTGGGCGTTCGTCGGGGCGGCCGTGGTGGCGGCGGCGTTGGCGGCGGCGGGGTTGCCGGCCGACCCGCCCAGGTCGGCCAAGCCCCGGCTGAGCAGCGCGTGGACGCCGGCGGTGGTCCGGCTCGCGGTGGTCGGGTTCGTCGGGTGGGGGTGCCTGGGCGGCTTGAGCTTCCTGGTCGCGTTGCGGCTCGGGGACGCGTTCGGGCTCGGGTCGGGGCAGCGCGGGTTGGTGTTGACGGGGTTCGGGGTGGTCTCGATCCTGACCGCGCGGCTCACCGGGTGGCTGATCGACCACGTCGGTGCCCGACGCAGCGTGCTGCTGGGCGCGCTGGTCGGCGCGGGACTGCTGGCGCTGGTGGGTGTCCTGCCCAGCCTGGTCGCGGTGGGGGTGTTGTGGGCGTTGGCGGGCGGGTTCAGCCAGCAGGTGATCGTCGGGCTCAACGCCCTGGTGCTCCGCGGCGACAACCGGGGCGGCGCGGTGTCGGTGCTCCAGTCGTTCCGGTTCCTGGGCGGCGCGGCGGCGCCGGTGGCGTTCGTGCCGCTCTACCACCTGGACCCGACCACGGCCTTCCTCGTGCCGGCCGCCCTGGTCGCGGCGGTCGCCCCGCCGCTGGTGGTGGCGGGGCGACCGGGGGCGACTAGCTGA